From one Thalassospira lucentensis genomic stretch:
- the metK gene encoding methionine adenosyltransferase has translation MSLSEYLFTSESVSEGHPDKVCDRISDSIVDAFLAADEDSRVAVETLATTNRVVLAGEVRGPESVSKEVMVEAAREAIRAIGYEQEGFHWKTAEIECHVHEQSADIAQGVDSAGEKDLGAGDQGIMFGYACDETDELMPAPIQFSHRILRKMAEDRHSGKSAEFGPDAKSQVTLRYIDGKPVGATSVVVSTQHADGLSQADVRSLVMPYIETILPEGWMPPEDEIYINPTGRFVIGGPDGDAGLTGRKIIVDTYGGAAPHGGGAFSGKDPTKVDRSAAYAARYLAKNVVAAGLAERCTIQVAYAIGVSKPLALYVNNHGTGNVDEIKLGSVLRQLMDLSPRGIREHLSLCRPIYTPTSAYGHFGRQAEEDGRFSWERTDLVGELKSAFGA, from the coding sequence ATGTCTCTTTCCGAATATCTTTTTACCAGTGAGTCCGTTTCTGAAGGCCATCCGGATAAGGTTTGCGACCGCATTTCCGATTCCATTGTTGACGCGTTTCTTGCTGCTGATGAAGATTCGCGCGTTGCCGTAGAGACTCTGGCAACTACCAATCGTGTCGTTCTGGCTGGCGAAGTTCGCGGTCCTGAAAGCGTTTCCAAGGAAGTGATGGTCGAAGCTGCACGCGAAGCCATTCGCGCCATCGGTTATGAGCAGGAAGGTTTCCATTGGAAAACGGCCGAAATCGAGTGCCACGTCCACGAACAGTCTGCCGATATTGCCCAAGGTGTTGATTCCGCTGGTGAGAAAGACCTTGGCGCTGGCGACCAAGGCATTATGTTCGGTTACGCTTGTGACGAAACGGACGAACTGATGCCGGCACCGATCCAGTTCTCGCACCGTATCCTGCGCAAAATGGCCGAAGATCGTCATTCCGGTAAATCTGCCGAGTTCGGTCCGGACGCCAAAAGTCAGGTTACCCTGCGTTATATCGATGGCAAGCCGGTCGGTGCGACCTCGGTTGTGGTTTCGACCCAGCATGCTGATGGCCTGAGCCAGGCTGATGTCCGTTCGCTGGTCATGCCCTATATTGAGACGATCCTGCCGGAAGGCTGGATGCCGCCGGAAGACGAGATTTACATCAACCCGACAGGCCGTTTTGTTATCGGTGGTCCCGATGGCGACGCCGGCCTGACTGGTCGTAAAATCATCGTTGATACCTATGGTGGCGCGGCACCTCATGGTGGTGGTGCGTTTTCGGGTAAAGATCCGACCAAGGTTGACCGTTCAGCAGCCTATGCAGCGCGTTACCTTGCGAAAAACGTGGTTGCTGCCGGCCTTGCCGAACGCTGCACCATTCAGGTTGCCTATGCGATCGGTGTTTCCAAGCCGCTGGCGCTTTATGTCAACAACCATGGCACCGGCAATGTGGACGAAATCAAACTGGGTAGTGTTTTGCGCCAGTTGATGGATCTCAGCCCGCGGGGCATTCGCGAACATCTTTCGCTTTGTCGTCCGATCTATACCCCGACCTCTGCCTATGGCCACTTTGGTCGTCAGGCAGAAGAAGACGGTCGTTTCTCTTGGGAGCGCACCGATCTGGTTGGTGAACTGAAATCGGCATTCGGTGCCTGA
- the trmB gene encoding tRNA (guanosine(46)-N7)-methyltransferase TrmB — protein MRNSNRPLPTPDRPNFYGRRGSRPLKDSRRALVDELLPKIGITYPDQAGVDPNDYFGEKHDQLWLEIGFGGGEHLAGQAQANPQIGIIGAEPFMDGVGSLLRHIDERGLSNVRIIADDSRPLLYKLVDACFDRAFLLFPDPWPKKRHAERRFIGPKNLALLARLLKDGAEFRVASDDMQYISWTLQHMHNHRDFEWLAESPEDWRNPPADWVKTRYEQKALRQGKKCNYLRFRRKNRS, from the coding sequence ATGCGCAACAGCAATCGCCCGTTACCGACCCCGGACCGCCCGAATTTTTATGGCCGTCGCGGCAGCCGCCCGCTCAAAGATTCTCGCCGGGCACTGGTTGACGAGTTGCTTCCGAAAATCGGGATTACCTATCCAGATCAGGCCGGTGTCGATCCGAACGACTATTTCGGGGAAAAGCATGATCAGCTTTGGCTCGAGATTGGCTTTGGCGGTGGCGAACATTTGGCTGGTCAGGCCCAGGCCAACCCGCAGATCGGGATTATCGGGGCTGAGCCGTTTATGGACGGGGTTGGCAGCCTCCTGCGTCATATCGACGAGCGTGGTCTAAGCAATGTCCGGATCATTGCTGACGATTCCCGCCCCCTGCTTTACAAGCTGGTTGACGCCTGCTTTGACCGTGCATTCTTGCTGTTTCCGGATCCATGGCCGAAGAAACGCCATGCGGAACGCCGGTTTATTGGTCCCAAGAATCTTGCATTGCTGGCGCGTCTCCTGAAAGACGGCGCGGAGTTCCGGGTTGCCAGTGACGACATGCAATATATTTCCTGGACCCTGCAGCATATGCACAATCATCGGGATTTCGAGTGGCTTGCCGAGAGTCCGGAAGACTGGCGCAACCCGCCTGCCGACTGGGTTAAAACCCGGTATGAACAAAAAGCGCTACGCCAGGGTAAAAAATGCAATTATTTGCGGTTCCGGCGTAAAAACCGCTCTTGA
- a CDS encoding RNA polymerase sigma factor: MTHWDVNILFRTYRSRLLHFVQRRKLSWHMADDIVQDTFLRVVATPSLPDPQFAQSYLFRTAQNLVIDHFRRERILTFVQEPDKAFEFVADDAPSPEQIAWSRQELRQLQASLNALPKNLRTVFILARLEGKTYGEIGEQLGIPTQTAFSRMVRALTLVKEAMDKSEKN, translated from the coding sequence GTGACGCACTGGGATGTCAACATACTATTCCGTACCTATCGGTCCCGACTGCTGCATTTTGTGCAGCGGCGGAAACTTTCGTGGCATATGGCCGACGATATCGTGCAGGACACGTTCCTTCGGGTTGTAGCCACGCCATCGTTGCCTGATCCGCAATTTGCCCAGTCCTATCTGTTCAGGACAGCGCAGAATCTGGTGATTGATCATTTCCGGCGGGAACGGATACTGACCTTCGTTCAGGAACCTGACAAAGCATTTGAATTCGTTGCCGATGACGCCCCTTCTCCTGAACAGATCGCATGGTCACGACAGGAATTACGACAGTTGCAGGCATCGCTGAATGCTTTGCCAAAAAACCTTCGGACCGTTTTCATTCTCGCCCGACTTGAAGGTAAGACCTATGGTGAAATTGGCGAGCAACTTGGGATTCCGACGCAAACCGCCTTTAGCCGAATGGTCCGCGCTCTGACACTTGTCAAAGAGGCAATGGATAAATCGGAAAAAAATTGA
- a CDS encoding FecR family protein: MAMTGENHAANLPDTVSEQAIYWFALLLDGSETEEDRRAFARWLDADPAHLEAFADIERLWSGSTSLNLSTDNKVGRRAFMTGTAAAVVIGAGWVFAPHHPFADIRTATGERHRFSLPGDVEAELASDTVMSYVARDGVNGVELHRGEAWFNHLATGSDFFVAATNGTSWSRGGRLDVAVYDGDVTVIAEQNPLTVRLGSAQTQLAAGNAVRYSDLQIGRPYEVDISTELAWRNGQLVFMGQPLGEVVRVLQRWQNGKIMIIGEELKSRPVTLVVDLERSKDVLPVLASVLSISVHRFTDYLTIIRAA, encoded by the coding sequence ATGGCTATGACAGGTGAAAATCACGCCGCAAATCTGCCCGATACTGTATCGGAACAGGCGATCTATTGGTTTGCCCTGTTGCTTGATGGCAGTGAAACCGAAGAAGACCGTCGGGCGTTTGCTCGCTGGCTCGATGCCGATCCGGCGCATCTTGAGGCTTTTGCCGATATCGAAAGGCTTTGGAGCGGCAGCACCAGCCTTAATCTATCAACTGACAACAAGGTCGGCCGACGCGCCTTTATGACGGGAACGGCAGCAGCGGTCGTTATCGGTGCGGGTTGGGTATTCGCTCCGCATCATCCTTTTGCCGATATACGGACTGCGACCGGTGAACGGCATCGTTTTTCCCTTCCCGGTGATGTGGAGGCCGAACTTGCAAGCGACACCGTGATGTCCTATGTCGCGCGTGATGGGGTAAACGGTGTCGAACTTCATCGCGGCGAAGCGTGGTTCAATCATTTGGCAACCGGCAGCGACTTTTTTGTTGCGGCTACCAATGGCACAAGCTGGTCGCGGGGGGGGAGGCTCGACGTGGCTGTTTATGACGGGGATGTCACAGTAATCGCCGAGCAAAATCCGTTGACTGTTCGTTTGGGGAGCGCGCAAACGCAATTGGCCGCGGGAAATGCCGTGCGGTATAGCGACTTGCAAATCGGGAGACCTTACGAGGTTGATATTTCGACAGAGTTGGCCTGGCGGAACGGCCAGCTTGTCTTTATGGGGCAGCCTCTTGGGGAAGTCGTTCGTGTTCTGCAGCGCTGGCAGAACGGCAAGATCATGATCATCGGCGAAGAACTCAAATCCCGCCCGGTAACCCTTGTGGTCGACCTTGAACGGTCAAAGGATGTTCTGCCGGTTCTGGCCAGTGTCCTTTCGATCAGTGTGCATCGGTTTACAGATTACCTGACTATCATTCGCGCCGCCTGA
- a CDS encoding TonB-dependent receptor, protein MLSDGVGRIVGTNKVTLKSRTSLGDVRTIAFSALGSSMIALMPLAVGAQPLMPQQVSKTEIAQAATGAATLSNDVYSFDIAAQPLTPALVYFSRASGVDVAVDGTLPDGVQSVAVQGDMTAGAALDRMLSQSGLIWNAINSTAISVIDPSQIDAENASITTAPVTVTAAKRAQGPNGVPDEVYETLGSVAVITQESMRKVPARDARDIFNNVAGVDIANDGRDPGLTVNVRGQQEMGRVNVNIDGARQNYNQMTHGTSSRVYLDTALLAEVEVEKTNLNQNGGAGTTAGIVTMRTLNTQDILDDNEDWGGKVNVSHGTNAYEFAGDAAAGVRVSPKLDMSAAISRKVIGDYRAGTHNPGLFATANGTYYDRDSSRPEYTFLRQTSGLAKANFYLTEDQEINLGYVGTKTNYTKTNDITNNLPDLNETKTHTLTAKHNWNPSSDLVDLDTNLYWTRTESNQYRPARYNAGGSISQNPYDTDYKLDTTGLDLANSSKLSLGSLADGLSTLQFDYGTEVFHDKAKTTSEVEDLGGSGAAYQAEGTTPGGERDVYGGYVTATYGWNDLFRVNGGLRYDRFKLAGDSYWCEALPVFATSHQCGTGNDVPLDIDLVQDKFSPSFGASITPVTGIQLYANYRQNFRAPTIMETMFKGSHIGDQAVAYFANANLKAEETETNEVGVNFKFDDVVQQGDGFRAKLSYYRTTIENYTTVAFVPQPSMPSPSWPAVGAGMVNLTDPVYITGTELEAFYDAGEYYIGGTLTTSDMDLQGDYNQFILDTTYSASALAASDFGTSAGLFGIYATPKRKYTLDGGFRLLNQDLVLGMRATFVYPEDNYGSQIGSVSLSNIAGEYFKYRVFDFYSSYEINDALQVRFAVNNLLDEAYVQGTGGTYAPAPGRTGIITISGNF, encoded by the coding sequence ATGCTCTCGGACGGGGTGGGTCGCATTGTCGGCACCAACAAAGTAACTCTCAAATCCAGGACATCTTTGGGGGATGTTCGCACAATCGCCTTCTCAGCACTTGGCAGTAGCATGATTGCTTTGATGCCGCTTGCCGTGGGTGCTCAACCCCTAATGCCACAGCAGGTCAGCAAAACTGAAATTGCGCAAGCCGCAACGGGGGCTGCGACCCTGTCAAATGATGTGTATTCATTTGACATCGCTGCACAGCCTCTTACCCCGGCGCTGGTCTATTTCTCGCGTGCGTCAGGCGTGGATGTGGCGGTTGACGGAACGCTGCCTGACGGGGTGCAAAGTGTCGCCGTACAGGGCGACATGACTGCCGGTGCGGCTCTTGATCGTATGTTGTCGCAAAGTGGCCTGATCTGGAATGCTATCAACTCGACAGCCATTTCTGTAATTGATCCCAGTCAGATAGATGCTGAGAACGCTTCGATCACTACGGCACCAGTCACTGTAACGGCAGCCAAAAGGGCACAAGGTCCCAATGGAGTGCCAGACGAAGTGTATGAAACGCTAGGGTCGGTAGCGGTGATTACGCAGGAAAGTATGCGTAAAGTTCCGGCTCGAGACGCCCGGGATATCTTTAACAATGTTGCTGGTGTCGATATTGCCAATGACGGCCGCGACCCGGGTTTGACCGTCAATGTACGTGGTCAGCAGGAAATGGGGCGCGTAAACGTCAATATCGACGGTGCGCGCCAAAACTATAACCAGATGACCCATGGTACGTCCTCGCGCGTGTATCTTGACACCGCCTTGCTGGCCGAAGTCGAGGTTGAAAAGACTAACCTGAACCAAAACGGCGGTGCGGGTACGACTGCCGGTATCGTGACAATGCGGACTCTGAATACGCAGGATATCCTTGATGACAACGAGGATTGGGGCGGTAAGGTCAATGTCAGTCACGGGACAAACGCATATGAATTTGCCGGTGACGCCGCTGCAGGCGTAAGGGTTTCACCCAAGCTTGATATGTCTGCCGCAATTAGCCGCAAGGTTATTGGTGACTACCGTGCGGGCACGCACAATCCAGGCCTGTTTGCGACAGCAAATGGAACTTACTATGACAGGGATTCTTCGCGGCCAGAATACACTTTCTTACGTCAGACATCGGGGCTTGCAAAAGCAAACTTTTACCTGACGGAAGACCAGGAAATCAATCTCGGCTATGTCGGGACAAAAACCAACTATACAAAAACGAATGATATCACGAACAATTTGCCTGACCTGAATGAGACCAAAACACATACGCTGACAGCCAAGCATAACTGGAACCCGTCAAGCGATCTGGTTGATCTTGATACCAACCTTTACTGGACCCGGACCGAGAGCAATCAATACCGTCCGGCAAGATATAACGCCGGCGGTTCGATCAGTCAGAATCCCTATGATACGGATTACAAGCTTGATACCACTGGTCTTGACTTGGCCAACAGCAGCAAACTGTCACTTGGTTCCCTTGCCGACGGTTTGAGTACGTTGCAGTTTGATTATGGAACTGAGGTCTTCCACGATAAGGCCAAAACAACGTCTGAAGTCGAAGATTTGGGTGGTTCTGGCGCAGCCTATCAGGCAGAGGGCACGACGCCTGGCGGAGAGCGCGATGTATATGGCGGATATGTGACGGCAACATACGGCTGGAATGACCTTTTCCGGGTCAATGGCGGTCTTAGGTATGACCGGTTCAAGCTGGCCGGTGACTCTTACTGGTGTGAAGCTCTGCCTGTGTTTGCGACTTCTCATCAATGCGGGACTGGCAACGATGTGCCGCTTGATATCGATCTTGTTCAGGATAAGTTTTCGCCATCGTTTGGCGCAAGTATTACCCCGGTTACAGGCATACAGCTATATGCCAACTACCGGCAAAACTTCCGTGCACCAACAATCATGGAAACCATGTTCAAGGGTAGCCACATTGGTGATCAGGCCGTTGCGTATTTTGCCAATGCCAATTTGAAAGCCGAAGAAACCGAAACAAACGAAGTCGGCGTCAACTTCAAGTTTGATGATGTCGTTCAGCAAGGCGACGGGTTCCGCGCGAAGCTCTCATATTATCGCACAACGATTGAAAACTATACGACCGTTGCCTTTGTGCCACAGCCTTCAATGCCGTCACCGTCTTGGCCTGCTGTGGGTGCTGGGATGGTCAACTTGACGGACCCTGTATACATCACCGGTACGGAGCTGGAGGCATTTTATGACGCTGGCGAATACTATATCGGTGGAACCTTGACCACCTCAGATATGGATCTTCAGGGCGACTACAATCAGTTCATTCTCGACACGACTTACTCCGCCTCAGCACTTGCTGCATCCGATTTCGGAACGTCTGCGGGTCTGTTTGGCATCTATGCAACTCCCAAACGCAAATACACCCTTGATGGCGGATTTCGCCTGCTAAATCAGGATCTTGTATTGGGTATGCGAGCAACCTTCGTCTATCCAGAAGATAACTATGGCTCTCAGATTGGGTCTGTAAGTTTGTCCAATATTGCGGGTGAGTATTTCAAATACCGTGTTTTTGACTTCTACAGTTCTTATGAAATCAATGATGCGCTGCAAGTACGGTTTGCCGTCAATAACCTGCTTGATGAAGCTTATGTTCAAGGCACAGGGGGGACTTATGCGCCAGCACCCGGACGAACCGGCATCATAACGATTAGCGGCAACTTCTAG
- a CDS encoding calcium-binding protein, whose protein sequence is MAISIDLNADGSGNGVDLQGLLADFDANFSKGSFNWGQFLNGGFFDGPQYYLSDEDSSSSYTDGFLATTGSGDEFSYDIGTHQIVGNLDALSFGETLVQDGNGDYYLSDSAADISGLNLSNADTGTVLTALYSGDSSELQSVFASQGVAINGSTGNDTIGGWAGDDVLTGNGGADTFEFDTSGNFGDDTVTDFTDGTDLLDIDFNSVTVASANGGADTLITHANGTITLTGVDFNDIDATDFV, encoded by the coding sequence ATGGCTATTTCGATTGACCTGAATGCTGACGGTTCTGGTAACGGTGTTGACCTGCAGGGTCTTTTGGCCGATTTCGATGCCAATTTTTCCAAAGGTTCCTTTAACTGGGGACAGTTCCTCAATGGCGGGTTCTTTGACGGTCCGCAATATTATCTGAGCGATGAAGACAGCTCTTCAAGCTACACTGACGGGTTCCTGGCAACCACGGGAAGTGGTGACGAGTTCTCCTATGATATCGGCACCCATCAGATCGTCGGCAACCTTGATGCGCTCTCATTTGGTGAGACCCTCGTTCAGGATGGTAATGGCGATTATTACTTGAGTGATTCGGCAGCTGACATTTCCGGCCTCAACCTGAGCAACGCTGATACGGGAACTGTTTTGACTGCACTCTATAGCGGCGACAGTTCCGAACTGCAGTCTGTCTTTGCATCCCAAGGTGTTGCAATCAACGGCAGCACCGGCAATGACACCATTGGTGGTTGGGCTGGCGACGATGTCCTGACCGGTAATGGCGGTGCGGATACTTTCGAATTCGACACTTCGGGCAATTTCGGTGACGACACCGTTACCGATTTTACCGATGGCACCGATCTTCTTGATATCGATTTCAACTCGGTAACGGTTGCTTCGGCCAACGGCGGTGCAGATACCCTGATCACCCATGCCAATGGCACCATCACCCTGACCGGTGTTGATTTCAACGATATCGACGCGACCGACTTCGTTTAA
- a CDS encoding type I secretion system permease/ATPase: protein MFEQVHSHHLRKSPVSSPLAAAIRSLRGAFLSVAALSGVSNILMLTGPLFMLQVYDRVLASRSVPTLVALVVLMLALYLFLGTVDALRARMLVRIGWRVDEQVGPLALATTLDQVLRNDNAAVRPLNDLDQIRQFLGGAGPIAICDMPWMPLFLGIVFVFHPWLGFLALVGGILLVILTLISELATRKQVERMNRQAVSRASLVEAGRRNAEAIRAMGMQGTFNACWARLNDRYLRDNTGVGDVNSTFSAYIKVIRLAMQSGVLALGAYLAILQEVTPGVMVAASILTARALSPVEQAIGNWRGFVGARQSRHRLERCFADTQKTSERLELPAPQKSLLVSNLIVRAPATRAEGKPMAPGRVLLRISDVTLKAGDGLGIIGPSGSGKSTFGRALVGIGTIQNGTIRLDGAELDHWEPDRLGTHIGYLPQDVDLFDDTVARNIARLRHDADPVAIIKAAQSAGVHDMILSLPKGYDTLVGSGGVVLSGGQRQRIGLARALFGDPFLIVLDEPNSSLDSAGEQALIEAVRLARKRGAIVIMIAHRPSALATVNLAMVIQDGRQVAFGARDDILRKTMRQVGESA from the coding sequence GTGTTTGAACAGGTCCATTCGCATCATTTGCGCAAATCGCCCGTATCCTCGCCGCTGGCGGCCGCCATTCGATCCTTGCGTGGCGCGTTCCTGTCGGTCGCAGCACTTAGCGGTGTGTCAAATATCCTGATGCTGACCGGGCCGCTTTTCATGCTGCAGGTTTATGACCGGGTTCTGGCGAGCCGTAGTGTGCCGACGCTGGTTGCGCTCGTGGTTTTGATGCTGGCGCTGTATCTGTTTCTGGGCACTGTCGATGCGCTTCGGGCGCGTATGCTGGTGCGGATCGGCTGGCGGGTGGATGAGCAGGTCGGACCGCTGGCGCTGGCAACCACTCTTGATCAGGTGCTGCGAAATGATAACGCAGCCGTAAGACCGCTTAACGATCTTGATCAGATTCGCCAGTTTCTGGGCGGCGCCGGGCCCATCGCGATTTGTGATATGCCATGGATGCCGCTGTTTCTGGGCATCGTTTTTGTTTTTCATCCCTGGCTTGGTTTTTTGGCCCTCGTTGGCGGTATCCTCCTTGTGATCCTGACGCTGATCAGCGAGCTTGCCACCCGGAAGCAGGTTGAACGCATGAACCGTCAGGCCGTTTCACGGGCCAGTCTGGTCGAAGCTGGTCGCCGCAACGCCGAAGCCATTCGCGCCATGGGAATGCAGGGAACGTTCAATGCCTGTTGGGCGCGGTTGAATGACCGTTATCTGCGCGACAATACCGGTGTCGGCGACGTCAACTCGACCTTCTCGGCCTATATCAAGGTTATTCGCCTTGCGATGCAGTCCGGTGTTCTGGCACTTGGTGCCTATCTGGCGATCCTGCAGGAAGTAACACCGGGTGTGATGGTTGCCGCATCAATCCTGACGGCTCGGGCATTGTCCCCGGTCGAACAGGCGATTGGCAATTGGCGCGGATTTGTTGGTGCACGTCAATCGCGCCATCGTCTTGAACGCTGTTTTGCCGATACACAAAAAACGTCTGAACGCCTCGAACTGCCTGCCCCGCAAAAAAGCCTGCTGGTTTCCAATCTGATCGTTCGGGCCCCTGCAACGCGGGCGGAAGGCAAACCGATGGCCCCTGGCCGGGTGTTGTTGCGCATCAGTGACGTGACCCTGAAAGCAGGTGACGGGCTTGGCATTATCGGACCCAGCGGATCGGGGAAATCGACATTCGGTCGCGCGCTGGTCGGGATCGGAACGATCCAGAACGGTACCATTCGTCTGGACGGGGCGGAGCTTGATCACTGGGAACCGGACCGGCTGGGTACGCATATCGGCTATCTGCCGCAGGATGTTGATCTGTTTGATGATACCGTCGCGCGCAATATCGCAAGGCTGCGCCATGACGCGGACCCGGTGGCGATCATTAAGGCCGCGCAATCGGCCGGGGTGCATGACATGATCCTGTCCCTGCCCAAGGGATACGACACGCTGGTCGGAAGTGGCGGTGTGGTTTTATCGGGCGGGCAAAGGCAACGGATCGGATTGGCACGTGCCCTGTTCGGTGATCCGTTCCTGATTGTGCTTGATGAACCCAATTCCAGCCTCGATAGCGCCGGGGAACAGGCCCTGATCGAAGCAGTCCGTCTGGCCCGGAAACGCGGGGCGATTGTCATCATGATCGCCCATCGCCCCAGCGCCCTTGCAACGGTCAATTTGGCGATGGTCATTCAGGACGGACGACAGGTTGCGTTTGGGGCGCGTGACGACATTCTGCGCAAAACCATGCGCCAGGTTGGAGAAAGCGCATGA
- a CDS encoding HlyD family type I secretion periplasmic adaptor subunit: protein MTRKPSPTSSKTTLDLSPALQSLRRHTLFGVTVVLALFIGLGSWMAMASLSGAVVASGKLVVESNVKDVQHPDGGIVGEIHVRDGDRVQAGDLLIRLDDTMARASLGIVDSQIDALRARKMRLIAERNDAETITVPDTFMSRMKDTTVTELVAAETKLFEARRRSLEGEKAQLQQKLLQLSETIVGLEAQKTANEEESRHIRDELAGLEMLYKKQLVPITRVAALRRERASLGGKHGELMAQIAATGMQISETEMSILQLDRDRQTDVLTELGDIDQQLAELMQKQVALRDQLRRIDIRAPYGGTIYQMAIHTVGGVVAAGDRIMGIVPDQDELVIEARTSPNDIDQVHFGQKAMLRFTAFNQRTTPELSGTVSFVAADLSRDELTGETYYNVRVKIVSGEMKKLDGQGLMPGMPVETFIATGDRTALSYLAKPLTDQFARAFREE from the coding sequence ATGACCAGAAAACCGTCACCCACATCGTCGAAAACCACCTTGGACCTCAGTCCTGCGCTGCAAAGTTTACGCCGCCATACCCTGTTTGGTGTGACGGTCGTTTTGGCGCTATTCATCGGTTTGGGAAGCTGGATGGCGATGGCAAGTCTCTCCGGGGCGGTGGTTGCGTCCGGCAAGCTGGTTGTGGAAAGCAATGTAAAGGATGTGCAGCATCCTGACGGCGGCATTGTCGGCGAAATCCACGTACGTGACGGTGATCGAGTACAAGCTGGTGACCTTCTGATTCGGCTGGATGATACGATGGCGCGTGCAAGCCTCGGTATTGTAGACAGTCAGATTGATGCCTTGCGGGCGCGCAAGATGCGCTTGATTGCCGAACGGAACGATGCTGAAACCATTACTGTGCCTGATACGTTCATGTCACGGATGAAGGACACGACAGTTACCGAACTGGTCGCGGCCGAAACAAAGCTTTTCGAAGCACGGCGCAGAAGCCTTGAAGGCGAAAAAGCGCAGCTTCAGCAGAAACTGTTGCAACTTTCGGAAACGATTGTTGGGCTTGAGGCGCAGAAAACTGCAAACGAAGAAGAAAGCCGTCATATTCGCGACGAGCTTGCAGGTCTTGAAATGCTTTATAAAAAGCAACTCGTGCCGATTACCCGTGTGGCGGCATTACGCCGTGAACGTGCCAGTCTGGGCGGTAAGCACGGAGAGCTGATGGCACAGATTGCCGCGACCGGCATGCAAATCTCGGAAACCGAAATGTCGATCCTGCAGCTTGACCGGGACCGTCAAACTGACGTTTTGACTGAACTGGGCGACATTGATCAGCAATTGGCAGAATTGATGCAAAAACAGGTTGCCTTGCGTGACCAGCTGCGTCGTATCGATATTCGCGCGCCTTATGGGGGAACGATTTATCAGATGGCGATACATACTGTTGGCGGTGTGGTTGCAGCCGGGGATCGGATCATGGGTATTGTCCCCGATCAGGATGAACTGGTAATCGAAGCTCGGACCAGCCCAAACGACATTGATCAGGTTCATTTTGGACAAAAGGCGATGCTGCGTTTTACCGCTTTTAACCAGCGTACCACGCCGGAGCTTTCCGGAACGGTTTCTTTTGTGGCAGCGGATTTGTCACGCGATGAACTGACCGGGGAGACCTACTACAATGTTCGGGTAAAAATTGTATCTGGTGAGATGAAGAAACTTGATGGTCAAGGTTTGATGCCCGGTATGCCGGTTGAAACCTTCATTGCGACGGGGGATCGCACCGCACTCAGTTATCTTGCCAAACCGCTAACCGATCAGTTTGCCCGTGCATTCCGTGAAGAATAA
- a CDS encoding biliverdin-producing heme oxygenase: protein MTLDVTADGAVKTRLQTLKQATTGDHQHIDDMVMEMAPFESRDNYARFVGMQYVFHRAVKPLYDASDLNDLISGLSARSRFNDVCADLADLQCSLPENGIPSSVPKTGMARLGWLYVCEGSSLGAAFLLKAAGNIGLDTGFGARHLAGHEDGRGKHWREFVDQVNGLALSAEQEQEVIDGAIAAFDFFRTLLIEDRKLAA from the coding sequence ATGACTTTGGATGTAACGGCAGACGGCGCAGTGAAAACCCGCCTTCAGACCCTTAAACAGGCAACAACCGGCGACCATCAGCATATCGACGACATGGTGATGGAAATGGCGCCGTTCGAAAGCCGCGATAACTATGCCCGGTTTGTTGGGATGCAGTATGTGTTTCACCGCGCTGTAAAACCACTTTATGACGCGAGTGACCTGAATGACCTGATATCCGGCCTTTCGGCACGCAGTCGGTTTAATGATGTCTGTGCAGATCTTGCAGATCTGCAATGCAGTTTACCGGAAAATGGTATTCCATCCTCTGTCCCGAAAACCGGAATGGCCCGTCTGGGATGGTTATATGTTTGTGAAGGTTCGTCGCTTGGGGCTGCCTTCTTGCTCAAAGCAGCCGGAAATATCGGGCTGGATACCGGGTTTGGTGCCCGTCATCTGGCTGGACATGAAGATGGTCGCGGCAAGCATTGGCGCGAATTTGTTGATCAGGTCAATGGCTTGGCGTTAAGTGCGGAACAGGAACAGGAAGTGATTGATGGTGCGATTGCTGCCTTTGACTTTTTCCGGACACTTTTGATCGAAGATCGCAAGCTGGCTGCATAG